GGCGAGGCCGACGAGGCCGAGTCGTTCCCGGAGGACGTGTGGGACGGGCTCGCCGAGCTCGGCGTGACCGGCCTGACGGTCCCCGAATCGTACGGCGGCTTCGGCGCCGACGAGACGACGTACGCGGTCGTCAACGAGGAGCTCGCGTACGGCCATCTGGCGGTCGCGACCGCGCTCTCCGTCCACTGTCTCGCGGCGTCCTGCATCGCCGAGTTCGGGAGCGAGGCCCAGCGAGAGCGCTGGCTCCCGGCGATGGCGAACGAGGGGCGACCGGTCGGGATGTTCTGTCTCTCCGAACCGCACGCCGGGTCGAACCCGGCGGCGATGTCGACGACCGCCGAGTACGACTCGGAGACGGACGAGTACGTCCTCAACGGCGAAAAGCAGTGGATAACGAACGGGCAGCGCGGCGGGGTCGCGGTCGTGTTCGCGAAGACCGACGGCGACGACGACGCGTCGATCACCCAGTTCCTCGTCCCGGCCGACACGGAGGGGTTCGAGGTGGGGAGAAAAGAGGAGAAGCTCGGACTCCGGGCCTCGGACACGACCGCGATCAGTTTCGACGACTGCCGAATCCCGGCCGAGAACCGGCTCACCGAGGAGGGGTCCGGACTCTCGGCGGCCTTCCAGACGCTCACCGGCGGCCGCATCGGTATCGCGGCGCAGGCGGTCGGGCTGGCGCAGGCCGCCTTCGACGAAGCAAAGGCGTACGCCGCGGAGCGCGAGCAGTTCGGCGGCCCGATAGACGACATCCAGTCGATCCGGCACAAGTTCGCGGAGATGGCGACCGGCATCTCGGCGGCCCGCCTGCTGGTCCGCGAGGCCTGCCGGCAGGCCGAGGCGGGCGAGGACAACCGCGTCGCGGCCTCGAAGGCGAAGTACCGGGCCAGCGAGACCGCGATGTCGGTGACTAACGAGGCGATCCAGATCCACGGCGGGTACGGCTACACCACCGAGTTCGACGTCGAGCGCTTCTACCGCGACGCGAAGATCACGGAGATATACGAGGGGACGACGGAGATCCAGAAGACGATCATCGCTCGGGGGGTGTTAGGCGAGTGACGACCGACGACCGAGCGACCGAGACGGGCGGCGACGCCCCGAAGCGCGCCGCCCGCGGCGTGCCGAGCGTGGACCCGCCGATCGATCTGGGCGCGTACGACGCCGTCGTCTACGACCTCGACGGCACCCTCGTCGAGCTCGCGGTCGACTGGGAGGCCACCGCGAAGTCGGTCCTCGACGTGTACGCCGAACACGCGATCATCCCGCCGACCGACGAGCTGTGGGGGTTACTCGGGGCCGCCGACGAGTACGGCGTCAGCGACCCGGTCGAAGCCGCCATCGCCGACCGCGAGCGGGCCGGCGCGCGCGAGTCGGTCCTGCTCCCGCTTGGGAGCCGACTGATCGACGGCGCCCACGAGGCGGGGCCGCCCGCGGGCGTCTGCTCGCTCAACTGCGAGGAGGCGTGTCGGGTTGCGATCGAGACGCACGGATTCGGCGACGCGCTCGACGCCGACGCCATCGTCGGGCGGGACACGGTCGAGACGTATAAACCGGACCCGGAATCGGTACTCGCCGCGGTCGATCGACTCGGGAGCGACCCTGAGCGCGCGCTGTTC
This genomic window from Halorubrum sp. PV6 contains:
- a CDS encoding acyl-CoA dehydrogenase family protein, translated to MTGTRVGSALTDEQTAIRDLVREFAAEEVRPGAGEADEAESFPEDVWDGLAELGVTGLTVPESYGGFGADETTYAVVNEELAYGHLAVATALSVHCLAASCIAEFGSEAQRERWLPAMANEGRPVGMFCLSEPHAGSNPAAMSTTAEYDSETDEYVLNGEKQWITNGQRGGVAVVFAKTDGDDDASITQFLVPADTEGFEVGRKEEKLGLRASDTTAISFDDCRIPAENRLTEEGSGLSAAFQTLTGGRIGIAAQAVGLAQAAFDEAKAYAAEREQFGGPIDDIQSIRHKFAEMATGISAARLLVREACRQAEAGEDNRVAASKAKYRASETAMSVTNEAIQIHGGYGYTTEFDVERFYRDAKITEIYEGTTEIQKTIIARGVLGE
- a CDS encoding HAD family hydrolase — translated: MTTDDRATETGGDAPKRAARGVPSVDPPIDLGAYDAVVYDLDGTLVELAVDWEATAKSVLDVYAEHAIIPPTDELWGLLGAADEYGVSDPVEAAIADRERAGARESVLLPLGSRLIDGAHEAGPPAGVCSLNCEEACRVAIETHGFGDALDADAIVGRDTVETYKPDPESVLAAVDRLGSDPERALFVGDSRRDAVASERAGVPFAWATDLNER